One Glycine soja cultivar W05 chromosome 2, ASM419377v2, whole genome shotgun sequence genomic region harbors:
- the LOC114376829 gene encoding uncharacterized protein LOC114376829, whose amino-acid sequence MKRHEFVWEPYTATVMAALPPICVVGGVAWFAVVPLICFHVVEWHQPDRVLRQFGLQQPIPGCPSQPQNLHGITLKGKQDENWFHLLAPIIGQWNNRAEFRVDVYPRQEGLLGYNSDYMVWYRRKTKMFVDPNNANTAALGEVVETLQYMVSPQGRNTWTVDDLVPYVDKLAIISEEQERITEPVSHGPASEHEFPAQEFPILQSSVETQGIGRRREPVQAEQYSQQMMERQHGMYYTPATFSEYPSQMYQYPFAGHHTDTSETSHSFGGVAETQPHFSWPTITPSQQHDAPIATPNAPFGPQWNVPGAIPDMGDLLGVDLRQEFSAEAEQAEAGRQRGGRRNPDQFSGLRV is encoded by the exons atgaaacgacatgag tttgtctGGGAGCCATACACAGCAACTGTGATGGCAGCGTTGCCTCCAATTTGTGTGGTTGGAGGAGTAGCCTGGTTTGCGGTGGTGCCACtgatttgtttccatgttgttgagtggcaccaacccgatAGAGTTTTACGACAATTTGGATTGCAACAACCCATTCCCGGGTGTCCTTCGCAACCGCAAAATCTCCATGGCATAACgctcaaaggcaaacaagatGAGAATTGGTTCCACCTGTTGGCCCCAATCATTGGTCAGTGGAACAATCGAGCAGAGTTTAGGGTCGACGTTTATCCTCGACAGGAGGGCCTACTGGGTTATAACTCGGACTACATGGTGTGGTATAGGCGtaaaacaaagatgtttgtcgacccaaacaatgcaaacacAGCTGCATTG GGTGAAGTTGTGGAGACTTTACAAtatatggtgtcaccacaagggAGGAACACGTGGACGGTCGATGATCTTGTGCCTTACGTGGATAAGTTAGCAATTATATctgaagagcaagagagaatcactgaaccagtgtcacatggtccagcatcagAGCATGAATTCCCAGCCCAAGAGTTTCCCAttcttcagtcaagtgttgaaactcaggGCATAGGCAGACGAAGGGAGCCTGTTCAAGCGGAAcaatattcccaacaaatgaTGGAGCGTCAACacggaatgtattacacgcctGCAACATTTTCCGAATATCCttcacagatgtatcagtatccttttgCAGGTCATCATACTGATACTTCTGAGACCTCACATTCGTtcggtggtgttgcggaaacacagcctcatttttcatggcccactATTACTCCTTCACAGCAACACGATGCCCCCATTGCAACACCCAACGCCCCATTTGGTCCACAATGGAATGTACCCggagcaatacctgatatgggcgacttattaggtgttgatttgcgtcaggAGTTTTCTGCAGAGGCTGAGCAAGCAGAAGCGGGGAGACAACGCGGcggcagaagaaatcctgatc AGTTTAGTggtttaagggtttag